The following proteins are co-located in the Triplophysa dalaica isolate WHDGS20190420 chromosome 2, ASM1584641v1, whole genome shotgun sequence genome:
- the hemgn gene encoding uncharacterized protein hemgn isoform X1: MDETLEKENPPSEVNVSNEGGIRLRLRDRDLLKKRKAEADEKANQWVSREQSLKRAKNWSSGTPGRKGRPRKQQLEVLSEDLSVVQETDPLSITPPVLPTEATTATPQPAEPQPAPVPLSLETIKEKTLETFFIEDLGPDEEEDVPLSQKRLVIDSEIGEQRTDVPEQIQISVPVFAPATASSYPESLHENVPEHLF; this comes from the exons ATGGACGAGACATTGGAGAAAGAGAATCCGCCATCTGAAGTAAACGTTTCTAATGAAG GTGGAATTCGGCTACGGTTGAGAGACAGAGACCTGCTGAAGAAACGAAAGGCTGAGGCAGATGAAAAGGCAAACCAGTGGGTGTCTCG GGAACAAAGCCTAAAAAGAGCAAAAAATTGGTCCAGTGGTACCCCTGGAAGAAAAGGTCGACCAAGAAAACAGCAACTGGAAGTTCTGTCAGAAGATTTAAGTGTGGTTCAGGAAACAGATCCTCTCTCCATTACACCACCTGTATTACCCACAGAAGCTACAACAGCAACTCCACAACCAGCTGAGCCACAACCAGCACCAGTACCATTGTCTTTggaaacaataaaagaaaaaacgcTTGAGACGTTTTTCATTGAGGATTTAGGACCTGATGAGGAGGAAGACGTGCCTTTATCCCAAAAAAGGCTTGTCATTGATTCAG AAATAGGTGAACAGCGTACTGATGTGCCTGAACAGATTCAAATCTCAGTGCCAGTGTTTGCTCCAGCTACTGCTTCATCCTACCCAGAAAGCCTACATGAGAATGTACCCGAGCACCTTTTTTGA
- the anp32b gene encoding acidic leucine-rich nuclear phosphoprotein 32 family member B isoform X1, giving the protein MDMKKRIHLELRNRTPSDVRELVLDNCRSNEGKIEGLTVDFVNLEFLSLINVGLLSVSNLPKLGKLKKLELSDNRISGGLDVLAEKLPNLTHLNLSGNKLKDISTLEPLKKLDHLKSLDLFNCEVTNLNDYRESVFKLLPQLTYLDGYDMDDREASDSDGEADGVDDDDDEEGEDEDEDGEEEEFDEEEDEDDDEDEVEGEDDDESGDDEEEDFGQDGEVDDDDDDDDEDDEEEEEQGGKGEKRKREADDEDEEDDDEEDD; this is encoded by the exons ATGGACATGAAAAAGAGAATTCATTTGGAGCTGAGGAACAGGACACCATCTGAT GTACGAGAACTTGTCCTTGACAACTGTAGATCAAATGAAGGGAAAATTGAAGGCCTTACAGTAGATTTTGTAAATCTTGAATTTTTAAGTTTGATAAATGTTGGTCTACTTTCAGTCTCCAACCTTCCAAAACTCGGAAAGCTTAAAAAG TTGGAACTCAGTGACAACAGAATCTCTGGAGGCCTTGATGTTTTAGCTGAAAAACTCCCCAATCTCACACATCTAAACCTAAGTGGAAACAAACTGAAAGACATCAGCACATTGGAACCCTTG AAAAAGCTTGACCATTTGAAGAGTCTCGACCTTTTCAATTGTGAAGTCACAAACTTAAATGACTACCGGGAAAGTGTCTTCAAGCTCCTTCCGCAGCTCACATATCTAGATGGCTATGACATGGATGACCGAGAGGCATCGGACTCTGATGGAGAAGCTGATGGagttgatgatgatgatgacgagg AAGGAGAAGACGAAGATGAGGATGGAGAGGAGGAAGAGTTTGACGAAGAAgaagatgaggatgatgatgaagatgaggtTGAAGGCGAGGATGATGATGAGAGTGGAGATGATGAG GAGGAAGACTTTGGTCAGGATGGAGAAGTagatgatgacgatgatgatgatgacgaagACGACGAAGAAG AAGAAGAGCAAGGGGGAAAGGGTGAGAAGAGAAAACGAGAAGCAGATGATGAAGACGAGGAAGACGATGACGAGGAGGATGATTAA
- the hemgn gene encoding uncharacterized protein hemgn isoform X2: MDETLEKENPPSEVNVSNEGGIRLRLRDRDLLKKRKAEADEKANQEQSLKRAKNWSSGTPGRKGRPRKQQLEVLSEDLSVVQETDPLSITPPVLPTEATTATPQPAEPQPAPVPLSLETIKEKTLETFFIEDLGPDEEEDVPLSQKRLVIDSEIGEQRTDVPEQIQISVPVFAPATASSYPESLHENVPEHLF, encoded by the exons ATGGACGAGACATTGGAGAAAGAGAATCCGCCATCTGAAGTAAACGTTTCTAATGAAG GTGGAATTCGGCTACGGTTGAGAGACAGAGACCTGCTGAAGAAACGAAAGGCTGAGGCAGATGAAAAGGCAAACCA GGAACAAAGCCTAAAAAGAGCAAAAAATTGGTCCAGTGGTACCCCTGGAAGAAAAGGTCGACCAAGAAAACAGCAACTGGAAGTTCTGTCAGAAGATTTAAGTGTGGTTCAGGAAACAGATCCTCTCTCCATTACACCACCTGTATTACCCACAGAAGCTACAACAGCAACTCCACAACCAGCTGAGCCACAACCAGCACCAGTACCATTGTCTTTggaaacaataaaagaaaaaacgcTTGAGACGTTTTTCATTGAGGATTTAGGACCTGATGAGGAGGAAGACGTGCCTTTATCCCAAAAAAGGCTTGTCATTGATTCAG AAATAGGTGAACAGCGTACTGATGTGCCTGAACAGATTCAAATCTCAGTGCCAGTGTTTGCTCCAGCTACTGCTTCATCCTACCCAGAAAGCCTACATGAGAATGTACCCGAGCACCTTTTTTGA
- the trmo gene encoding tRNA (adenine(37)-N6)-methyltransferase has protein sequence MSAPVCSCAEQLSKLTQQVSVMRREIKNIRQQIDGSMRAHKKQMSSLQSTLTDCISHASQFQSKSPSKCLSEVNQLEQGRICTVPIGYVNSCFAVKNGTPRQPTICSSSRASLKIESSVFNNPDHSLVGLEQYSHIWIIFLFHKNGQLSYKAKVKPPRLNGQKVGVYSTRSPHRPNALGLTLAKLEKITGDTLHLSGVDIITGTPVLDIKPYISDYDSPTTRTDYTSKTSSFTDLQMAEDMELDEETDAILETSYKHFKELSQETSISCPASASGFSQSRSECRGVNDVLAEVKDYLEHSHVFCEQTAEDKNTDAPECSLAGPTPISLSRLSFGHELHSTIAAWVRAPPISNLDVRFTVNAEKDLKEFVPCNSTDSQRPKFQFLKGPDEAIAAIHAILSADPRSVYRRAHCQDRLFFFTLDTADITCWFGDGFAEVVRVKAVQGLGPTELASL, from the exons ATGTCAGCGCCAGTGTGCAGTTGTGCCGAACAACTCAGTAAACTTACACAACAAGTATCAGTAATGAGAAGAGAGATTAAAAACATCAG ACAGCAGATAGACGGATCTATGCGAGCACATAAAAAACAGATGTCATCACTTCAGTCGACGCTGACAGATTGTATTAGCCATGCTTCACAGTTTCAGAGCAAAAGCCCATCAAAGTGCCTCAGTGAGGTGAATCAATTAGAACAAG GGCGCATTTGTACTGTTCCTATTGGATACGTTAATTCGTGTTTTGCGGTCAAAAATGGCACTCCACGACAACCCACCATATGCAGTTCCTCTCGAGCCAGCTTGAAGATTGAATCGTCAGTCTTCAATAACCCTGATCATTCTTTAGTAGGCCTGGAACAGTACTCCCATATCTG GATCATTTTCCTTTTCCATAAGAATGGGCAGTTGAGCTACAAAGCCAAAGTCAAGCCACCCCGTCTGAATGGTCAGAAGGTGGGGGTGTACTCCACCCGTAGCCCCCACAGGCCTAATGCTTTGGGGCTGACTTTGGCTAAGCTGGAAAAAATCACAG gaGATACACTTCACTTGTCAGGAGTTGACATCATCACTGGAACACCTGTCCTAGACATCAAACCATATATTTCAGACTATGACTCTCCTACAACCAGAACAGACTATACCAGTAAAACGTCATCATTCACAGACCTTCAGATGGCTGAAGACATGGAGCTAGATGAAGAAACAGACGCGATCTTAGAGACatcttataaacattttaaagagcttAGCCAAGAAACAAGCATCTCTTGTCCAGCCAGTGCTTCGGGTTTCTCTCAATCAAGGTCTGAATGCAGAGGTGTGAATGATGTGCTAGCAGAAGTCAAAGACTACCTCGAACACAGCCATGTGTTCTGTGAACAGACAGCGGAGGACAAAAACACGGATGCTCCCGAGTGCAGTTTAGCAGGACCAACCCCTATCAGTTTATCCAGACTGAGCTTTGGTCACGAGTTACACAGCACTATTGCTGCCTGGGTTAGGGCGCCCCCTATCAGTAACCTTGATGTGCGATTTACTGTAAATGCTGAGAAGGATCTTAAAGAGTTTGTTCCCTGCAACAGTACAG ACAGTCAAAGGCCAAAGTTCCAGTTCTTAAAAGGACCTGATGAGGCAATAGCAGCCATCCACGCCATTCTCTCAGCTGACCCCAGATCAGTATATCGGCGTGCACATTGTCAAGACCGTCTGTTTTTCTTCACTCTGGACACAGCTGACATCACTTGCTGGTTTGGAGATGGCTTTGCTGAGGTTGTGAGAGTCAAGGCTGTGCAAGGTTTAGGACCTACTGAACTTGCCTCTCTGTGA
- the anp32b gene encoding acidic leucine-rich nuclear phosphoprotein 32 family member B isoform X2: MDMKKRIHLELRNRTPSDVRELVLDNCRSNEGKIEGLTVDFVNLEFLSLINVGLLSVSNLPKLGKLKKLELSDNRISGGLDVLAEKLPNLTHLNLSGNKLKDISTLEPLKKLDHLKSLDLFNCEVTNLNDYRESVFKLLPQLTYLDGYDMDDREASDSDGEADGVDDDDDEEGEDEDEDGEEEEFDEEEDEDDDEDEVEGEDDDESGDDEEEDFGQDGEVDDDDDDDDEDDEEEEQGGKGEKRKREADDEDEEDDDEEDD; encoded by the exons ATGGACATGAAAAAGAGAATTCATTTGGAGCTGAGGAACAGGACACCATCTGAT GTACGAGAACTTGTCCTTGACAACTGTAGATCAAATGAAGGGAAAATTGAAGGCCTTACAGTAGATTTTGTAAATCTTGAATTTTTAAGTTTGATAAATGTTGGTCTACTTTCAGTCTCCAACCTTCCAAAACTCGGAAAGCTTAAAAAG TTGGAACTCAGTGACAACAGAATCTCTGGAGGCCTTGATGTTTTAGCTGAAAAACTCCCCAATCTCACACATCTAAACCTAAGTGGAAACAAACTGAAAGACATCAGCACATTGGAACCCTTG AAAAAGCTTGACCATTTGAAGAGTCTCGACCTTTTCAATTGTGAAGTCACAAACTTAAATGACTACCGGGAAAGTGTCTTCAAGCTCCTTCCGCAGCTCACATATCTAGATGGCTATGACATGGATGACCGAGAGGCATCGGACTCTGATGGAGAAGCTGATGGagttgatgatgatgatgacgagg AAGGAGAAGACGAAGATGAGGATGGAGAGGAGGAAGAGTTTGACGAAGAAgaagatgaggatgatgatgaagatgaggtTGAAGGCGAGGATGATGATGAGAGTGGAGATGATGAG GAGGAAGACTTTGGTCAGGATGGAGAAGTagatgatgacgatgatgatgatgacgaagACGACGAAGAAG AAGAGCAAGGGGGAAAGGGTGAGAAGAGAAAACGAGAAGCAGATGATGAAGACGAGGAAGACGATGACGAGGAGGATGATTAA
- the coro2aa gene encoding coronin-2A isoform X1 — MLHGIAFPEIMTWRPQYRSSKYRHVFGKPSTKENCYDGVPITRSVHDNHLCAINPHFIAVITECAGGGAFLVVSIHHTGKVDPLHPKISGHRGNVLDIKWNPFNDFCIASCSEDATVKIWDIPEHGVMKNIIVPRKELQGHSRRVGLIEWHPNANNIIFSTGYDYQVMVWNLDIPEQVIKNPVKSISLHPDVVLSMSFNTDGSRLATSCKDKKIRVIDPRTGVLLQETNCKTHKASKVLFLGNMKMLLSTGNSHWNHRQIALWDEEDLSQPSYSEDLDGSSGVLFPFYDPDTHMLYIAGKGDGNIRYYEISPEKPYVHYLTEYRSLLPQKGMGVMPKRGLDVCSCEVFRFYKLVTIKSLIEPLSMIVPRRSESYQEDIYPMTAGNRPALTADEWLRGLNKGPVMMSLKPGSKLDYAELSSIETHDSQSRPGLPHQFQEQLNTKENNEQHKSFSTSLPPSPDENSRSTANVSNGKLDSTQCSPPKTENELRQVFYKHQDEIRRLRELLNQKDVRITQLELEIKNVKNSQSTH, encoded by the exons ATGACATGGCGTCCTCAGTACCGTAGCTCCAAGTATCGCCACGTGTTTGGGAAACCATCCACAAAAGAGAACTGCTATGATGGTGTGCCCATTACCCGGAGCGTTCATGACAACCACCTCTGTGCCATCAACCCTCACTTTATCGCTGTCATCACTGAATGTGCAGGGGGCGGGGCTTTCCTGGTGGTGTCCATCCATCAC ACTGGTAAGGTCGATCCTCTACATCCAAAGATTTCTGGTCACAGAGGCAATGTGCTCGACATTAAATGGAATCCTTTTAATGACTTCTGTATAGCATCATGTTCAGAGGACGCCACA GTAAAGATCTGGGACATCCCTGAACACGGAGTTATGAAGAACATCATAGTGCCTAGGAAAGAGTTGCAGGGTCATTCACGCCGTGTTGGGCTTATTGAGTGGCACCCCAACGCCAACAACATTATTTTCAGCACTGGCTATGACTACCAG GTTATGGTGTGGAATCTTGACATTCCTGAGCAGGTGATCAAGAACCCTGTGAAGTCCATCAGTTTGCACCCGGATGTGGTTCTGTCCATGTCCTTTAACACAGACGGCAGCAGACTAGCCACCTCTTGCAAAGACAAGAAGATCAGAGTAATTGATCCACGCACTGGAGTCCTTTTACAG GAGACAAATTGCAAGACGCACAAAGCCAGTAAAGTGCTATTTCTAGGAAACATGAAAATGCTCCTTTCCACAGGGAACTCACACTGGAACCATCGTCAGATTGCACTTTGGGATGAA GAGGACCTCTCTCAGCCATCCTATTCAGAGGACCTGGATGGCTCCTCTGGGGTTCTCTTTCCGTTCTATGACCctgacacacacatgctgtACATAGCTGGAAAG GGTGATGGTAATATCAGATACTATGAAATCAGCCCAGAGAAGCCATATGTGCATTATCTGACTGAATACCGATCTCTTCTTCCACAGAAGGGAATGG gtgtaATGCCAAAGCGAGGACTGGATGTGTGTTCCTGTGAAGTGTTCAGATTCTACAAGCTAGTGACAATCAAAAGTCTCATTGAACCTCTATCCATGATTGTGCCAAGAAGG tcaGAGTCTTATCAAGAGGACATTTACCCTATGACAGCCGGGAACAGGCCTGCCCTGACAGCAGACGAGTGGCTCCGTGGTCTAAATAAAG GTCCGGTGATGATGTCACTGAAGCCTGGAAGTAAACTGGACTATGCAGAGTTGAGCTCGATCGAGACGCATGATTCTCAGAGTCGACCAGGTTTGCCGCACCAATTTCAGGAACAGCTGAATACTAAAGAAAACAACGAGCAACACAAATCCTTCTCCACCTCACTGCCTCCATCCCCAGATGAAAACAGCAGATCTACAGCCAACGTCAGCAACGGAAAACTGGATAGTACGCAGTGCTCCCCGCCAAAAACAGAGAATGAG CTCCGGCAAGTGTTTTATAAGCACCAGGACGAGATCCGAAGGTTGAGGGAGCTGCTTAACCAGAAGGACGTTAGGATAACACAACTCGAACTGGagatcaaaaatgtaaaaaactcgCAATCCACTCATTGA
- the coro2aa gene encoding coronin-2A isoform X2 → MTWRPQYRSSKYRHVFGKPSTKENCYDGVPITRSVHDNHLCAINPHFIAVITECAGGGAFLVVSIHHTGKVDPLHPKISGHRGNVLDIKWNPFNDFCIASCSEDATVKIWDIPEHGVMKNIIVPRKELQGHSRRVGLIEWHPNANNIIFSTGYDYQVMVWNLDIPEQVIKNPVKSISLHPDVVLSMSFNTDGSRLATSCKDKKIRVIDPRTGVLLQETNCKTHKASKVLFLGNMKMLLSTGNSHWNHRQIALWDEEDLSQPSYSEDLDGSSGVLFPFYDPDTHMLYIAGKGDGNIRYYEISPEKPYVHYLTEYRSLLPQKGMGVMPKRGLDVCSCEVFRFYKLVTIKSLIEPLSMIVPRRSESYQEDIYPMTAGNRPALTADEWLRGLNKGPVMMSLKPGSKLDYAELSSIETHDSQSRPGLPHQFQEQLNTKENNEQHKSFSTSLPPSPDENSRSTANVSNGKLDSTQCSPPKTENELRQVFYKHQDEIRRLRELLNQKDVRITQLELEIKNVKNSQSTH, encoded by the exons ATGACATGGCGTCCTCAGTACCGTAGCTCCAAGTATCGCCACGTGTTTGGGAAACCATCCACAAAAGAGAACTGCTATGATGGTGTGCCCATTACCCGGAGCGTTCATGACAACCACCTCTGTGCCATCAACCCTCACTTTATCGCTGTCATCACTGAATGTGCAGGGGGCGGGGCTTTCCTGGTGGTGTCCATCCATCAC ACTGGTAAGGTCGATCCTCTACATCCAAAGATTTCTGGTCACAGAGGCAATGTGCTCGACATTAAATGGAATCCTTTTAATGACTTCTGTATAGCATCATGTTCAGAGGACGCCACA GTAAAGATCTGGGACATCCCTGAACACGGAGTTATGAAGAACATCATAGTGCCTAGGAAAGAGTTGCAGGGTCATTCACGCCGTGTTGGGCTTATTGAGTGGCACCCCAACGCCAACAACATTATTTTCAGCACTGGCTATGACTACCAG GTTATGGTGTGGAATCTTGACATTCCTGAGCAGGTGATCAAGAACCCTGTGAAGTCCATCAGTTTGCACCCGGATGTGGTTCTGTCCATGTCCTTTAACACAGACGGCAGCAGACTAGCCACCTCTTGCAAAGACAAGAAGATCAGAGTAATTGATCCACGCACTGGAGTCCTTTTACAG GAGACAAATTGCAAGACGCACAAAGCCAGTAAAGTGCTATTTCTAGGAAACATGAAAATGCTCCTTTCCACAGGGAACTCACACTGGAACCATCGTCAGATTGCACTTTGGGATGAA GAGGACCTCTCTCAGCCATCCTATTCAGAGGACCTGGATGGCTCCTCTGGGGTTCTCTTTCCGTTCTATGACCctgacacacacatgctgtACATAGCTGGAAAG GGTGATGGTAATATCAGATACTATGAAATCAGCCCAGAGAAGCCATATGTGCATTATCTGACTGAATACCGATCTCTTCTTCCACAGAAGGGAATGG gtgtaATGCCAAAGCGAGGACTGGATGTGTGTTCCTGTGAAGTGTTCAGATTCTACAAGCTAGTGACAATCAAAAGTCTCATTGAACCTCTATCCATGATTGTGCCAAGAAGG tcaGAGTCTTATCAAGAGGACATTTACCCTATGACAGCCGGGAACAGGCCTGCCCTGACAGCAGACGAGTGGCTCCGTGGTCTAAATAAAG GTCCGGTGATGATGTCACTGAAGCCTGGAAGTAAACTGGACTATGCAGAGTTGAGCTCGATCGAGACGCATGATTCTCAGAGTCGACCAGGTTTGCCGCACCAATTTCAGGAACAGCTGAATACTAAAGAAAACAACGAGCAACACAAATCCTTCTCCACCTCACTGCCTCCATCCCCAGATGAAAACAGCAGATCTACAGCCAACGTCAGCAACGGAAAACTGGATAGTACGCAGTGCTCCCCGCCAAAAACAGAGAATGAG CTCCGGCAAGTGTTTTATAAGCACCAGGACGAGATCCGAAGGTTGAGGGAGCTGCTTAACCAGAAGGACGTTAGGATAACACAACTCGAACTGGagatcaaaaatgtaaaaaactcgCAATCCACTCATTGA